Proteins from one Ornithobacterium rhinotracheale genomic window:
- a CDS encoding DNA topoisomerase, with the protein MPLYTEVTLLSAMESAGKDLEDENQRQLLKGTGIGTPATRAATIETLLKRNYIKRQKKSLVPTEKGVKSV; encoded by the coding sequence ATGCCATTATATACGGAAGTGACTTTGCTATCGGCTATGGAATCGGCAGGTAAGGATTTGGAAGATGAAAATCAACGACAATTACTCAAAGGTACTGGTATTGGAACTCCTGCTACTCGAGCGGCAACAATAGAAACTTTGTTGAAACGAAACTATATCAAACGCCAAAAGAAAAGCCTAGTTCCCACCGAAAAAGGGGTTAAGAGTGTATGA
- a CDS encoding helix-turn-helix domain-containing protein produces MKATFGEYIRELRTNKGLTLTELAALLKLDSANLSKIENGKREFDEKRLDKLANAFDLDFEKLKVEYFGDQFAKKMYAYNCSSETLMVAEEKVNYLKSINAKQAEIKF; encoded by the coding sequence ATGAAAGCAACTTTTGGGGAATACATCAGAGAATTAAGAACAAATAAAGGCTTGACCTTAACTGAACTTGCAGCATTACTAAAACTTGATTCTGCTAATTTGAGTAAAATTGAAAATGGAAAGCGAGAATTTGACGAAAAACGCTTAGATAAATTAGCAAATGCTTTTGACCTTGATTTTGAAAAGTTAAAGGTAGAATATTTTGGCGATCAATTCGCTAAAAAGATGTACGCTTACAATTGCTCCTCTGAAACATTAATGGTTGCAGAAGAAAAAGTAAACTACCTAAAAAGTATAAATGCTAAACAAGCCGAAATAAAATTTTAA
- a CDS encoding topoisomerase C-terminal repeat-containing protein gives MYEWVKDRKIADVALTGEWEASLNEIEEGQLPPEDFLQAMKDYTQKITEDFLAMEIEGVASPTLICPVCKKQSVRLYEKVAKCMEDDCEWLFFRNVCGKQVSDQAVMALLENGKTTLLKGLKNKAGRSFDAYLVLQEDGSTSFEFPPHSKNKKGRRKRK, from the coding sequence GTGTATGAATGGGTCAAAGACCGAAAAATCGCCGATGTAGCATTAACGGGTGAGTGGGAAGCCTCTCTCAATGAAATTGAGGAAGGGCAACTCCCGCCAGAAGACTTTTTACAAGCGATGAAAGATTATACCCAAAAAATTACGGAAGATTTTTTAGCGATGGAAATCGAAGGGGTTGCTTCACCTACACTGATTTGCCCTGTTTGTAAAAAGCAAAGCGTTCGCCTATATGAGAAAGTTGCTAAATGTATGGAAGATGATTGCGAATGGTTATTCTTTAGAAATGTTTGCGGAAAACAGGTAAGTGATCAAGCGGTAATGGCATTATTAGAAAATGGAAAAACAACGCTTTTAAAAGGGTTAAAGAACAAGGCTGGAAGAAGTTTTGATGCTTATTTGGTATTACAAGAAGATGGTTCTACCTCATTTGAGTTTCCGCCTCACTCTAAAAATAAAAAAGGAAGACGAAAACGAAAGTAA